aagccgCTAACTTTTCAGTCTGTTTATGTAAGGGTCTTTTAACCAGCTAACTCCAAAGGAAATATACCCTTGTTTACTTGTCTTCATGGTATTAGGGTTCATTAAATAGTCtgtaaattaatattttaacagTGATGTTTGTTGGTGAGGAAGACAATCCAGGACATGAAGTTGCTAAAGCAGGTAAATAAATCTGTTGTTGCACAATTATGATTAATCAGTGCTCCATGACACTAAAGCGTGGAACATCTCATTGCAGTGAAGATTAGATATATCCTTGACATTGAAGCAATTAAAATCTGCAAAGAGGACTTCTGGCCCTGGCTGTTCATAATATCATATCTGATATTCTTATGTCTAAGAAGGAATTGCAACCTTGTTGAGCAATTCAAATGCAGCAGGATCTTGTTCGATGGTACATGAACTTACATGCATGTGTTATGTACAGGTGATCAAAAGGGAGAATGAGGTCCACAATCAACACAGGAAAACGAATGCTTGGAAAGGCCAAGACCATGGAGAAAAAGTCCCGATGGTACTTACCACAAATGCCATCATTTACTCTCGAAGAAAATATAATGACAGGAACATGTCCTGCATTCCGAcaataaaattttccatttgggCATGCTGATGTTCCTGCATTATCGAGTCAGAGAAAGTGAAGTTACAATTAGAAAAGTACGTAGCTCTAGTGGTGGACACTACAAGAAATCTCCAGACATACATGAGATGTTCTAAAGGAGGAGACAAAGCCGGGTGAAAGTAACAGTGTCATTTAGAATAGTCTAAACATCAAAGCAGGTCCAGATATGGACACTACTAGGTGTTTCCACACATACTATGTTCTATAAGAAGAAATAAAGCCTAGGATTACTAACAGTCTTTTTTGGATAAGTAATATCTAAAACCAGTACAAGCCTAACAAAAAGAAACCCATGGTTTGTGATAAGCACAATACAACTGAACTAACATGAGTCCAGCTGAGCTTGTTGATGTACCATCATTACTAATATATCAATGGAGAGCATCGCTCAACTATGCCAGTTTATGGAATTTGGCCAGACCATCCCATATAAACTGAATACATTTCTTTGCTCTTCAAaagcatttatatcaaataaagcaatcCGCAGTTTTGCTGATCTATGATGCAAAACCGATTATTCATGACAATTACCAAGGAAAATATTATGTCCTCATAATATACCCGCCAAGTTCGTAATATCTGGTGAAATTGCTTAAGGTAACAATTCGTCTGCTTCGTTCGGCAAGAAAGAAAACTGGGAGTTCTTCATATGCATCTCATCAAATGAACAAGACAGACATCAATGAAAAGAAGGGCGACAGTGATTCATGAATTTACTTCTATCTCCTCCCAGTTTCGCCCCAGGGTGGTCTATGGCCCAAAAAGAAgtatttattttactatttCCATTATTTATCATATTCATAATCTCTGTCTTTATTTCCCTTCCGTTGCATCAACTCATCCATCTAAACACAATGCAAGACGTGAGAACAACCAATAAATTCAAGGACAACAGCAAACTAATTACTCTAAAAAAAGGCTCAAAAAGGACCTGGCTCATCTGTCCCATTTGGGCAGTCGCAGAAATCGTCATTGACCTGGGCTCTGGTGAATTTCTTCGACCCATCCTTACACTTGATCCTGTTCGATGAACTGTAATATTTCACATCTGGGTATCACGCAGACTGTCATCAGTCACCCAACCACAGCCTCAAATAGTCAAAACCCCtcaccccaccccacccacTACAGCGAGCTCTGTCCAATAAAAAACACTTTACAAACGAGGCACCCAAAAGAAAGCGGCGGGCTCGAACCTTCAAGAGCTATCCCAAGAAACGGGTCTTTGGGCGGCGAAGTCGAGGACGACACGCGGAGAGAACCGTTGGACAGCAGGACCAATTTGACGACGGAGATGAAAACGGTCGGCGAATTCATGTCCGGAGGAAGCGTTAGAAAAGAGCTGGAACCCAGAAATAAATTCTTCGATGTGCCGGTGCCGGTGCTCGACCGTGATCTTGGAAGTTCATTGGTCGCGGCGAAACCCCAAAACTTAGCACCGCCACCGGTATATCTAGCCTCGCAAACCTCTTTTGCTTCAAAATCCTTGGCTATGTACTCGAGCCCGAAATCGGGACCGAATAAGGAGTAGAAGACGAAGAAGCTCGAGAGGCCAGTCGGCAGTCGGCGATTTCTGGAGCCACGAGGAGGGAAGCGCttagggtgagtgagagggctcgaGAGAAGCGAGGGGGGCGCTtggggtgagtgagagggctcgGGACAAAGAGGGAGGAGTGCTCGAGGAAGAGAGAGGCAGAAGCGGAAAGAAAAAGCGCGCGCTCcgttgaaaaaaagagagaaaatgcagcaggcctctccttcttcgccgcgcCGTCGACCCCGCCCAAGTCCGCCCAGATCTCCTCACGACCGAGCGGGCCAACGTCAGGGACAGCGCCCGGTCAGCAGCGGGGAGCTTGGtgccgctcgggaacgagaccgagATGCCAGAGGCAGATGACCAGCAACGCTTTTGGGCAGGCGCAGGCCGAGGCAGAGGCGGAGACGGAGGCAGAGGAGGTGGGATGCacggagaaagaagcagaggaaggcTCTGAgcgttcttttttcttttacgaggagaggagagagaaccgGCCATTcaaatgaggagagagaaaaattttgagCGGGAGGAATTAGCTAACCGTCCTTTCGAGCCAAGCCGAGCCGATCAAAAACCAGTCCTTTTCTCATTTTCGAGGGGGTCCCGCTCGGGACAGGTGTTGATATCTGAGTGGTTCATGCGCGCCACGTCCGcggatgacgtggcgcgcacgaaccactgaatattttctccacccAGTCACACgagccccaaaaaaaaaaaaaaatatgtcaaGAAATTCACCACAAGGTTGCAACTGCAGAACAGACAACAGAACCAGAACAGGACATACACAAGCCAACCGCCATCAGCGACAAACAAATCGAAAGAACGCGGCATTATCGTCATGGGAAACAAGAACAATACAGGAGAGATTGAATTTCCAGATACTCACAGAATGAACCCGCACGAAGAATTGAAGAGCCCCATCTCGAACTCCATCTAGCAATACCCTGGAATCCGCCACCCACATCCCATCGCCGAGCCGGGCCCTTGCTGCCACCGCGTGCGTCCCAGTCGCTGAGCCCTGAAGGCAGtcgcctccctctctttctGTGCCCCGACGATGGGTTGTGTCTGGCAAAGACGATCGGCGGCACGCGGAGCCAGATCTTGCTCCGTCGTGGTCGCTGTCTGACCCGACCGGGgctccagagagagagaaaaaggggaatGAGGAGAAGAACAGACAAAGAAAGCacagacaaagaagaagaagaagaagaagaagaagaagaagaagaagaagaagaagaagaagaagaagaagaagaagaagatgatgatgatgatgatgatgatgatgatgatgatgatgatgatgatgatgaaggagaagagaggaggaggtggtgggaGAGAGATAGGAGCGAGGCGAGTGTTGCCAGGCTTGGGGGATTTccgcttttttttcttttgaccgtTGGAGGGGAGAGAGCAGAAGCGGCTACATCGGATAATTCAAAAATCACTCCCATCTCTAAAGAACGGTAACATAAGGAAAATGGACAAAAATAAGTTTAACCAAAtactaatataaaaaataaataattatcgATAATGGTAATGATATTGAATATGTAATTGTTAAAATTTTGATGGATATATTAATAGAAATAATAAGATACTTTAGGAAAAGGGAACACATGAAGTAAAAGGAATTTCTACTTTATTTATCTAGgcattctttgtttttatttaatttgtcttcttAGAATACCTTATTTAGTTATGTTAAAAGTGACTATAGTTATTGAGTTTTagtatattatttttaataatatcaaGAATATTTTTCTGTTAGTATCATTTTAGTTAATCCAGTATGCTTCCATTTTCTGTGACgttttttattttgtagagCAATTAAAGCCAAAAGAAATTTTGCCTTTAAGGAGAGAGCTGAAAATTATATTCTACCCAAATAAGAAGTATATCTATATCAATCCAAATAAAACAAAGTATGAAGAGTAAGAGCAAAGTTTGAATGAGTTAACGAGGCCACCCTATTGAATCATTTAATGCCATCCATTCGATAGGACTTGATTGTTGCTTAGCTTTTATTTTTAGTGCGGTTTGCTTATATATTCTTGTTATCCTTCAAAAAACTCAatggaagaaattgaggaaTCTTATTCTTTAATCAAATtataccaaaattttatgctACTTTCCACCAAGTCACCGCTAAATGCCAATATCTTcaca
Above is a window of Eucalyptus grandis isolate ANBG69807.140 chromosome 9, ASM1654582v1, whole genome shotgun sequence DNA encoding:
- the LOC104450192 gene encoding glucosidase 2 subunit beta — encoded protein: MNSPTVFISVVKLVLLSNGSLRVSSSTSPPKDPFLGIALEDVKYYSSSNRIKCKDGSKKFTRAQVNDDFCDCPNGTDEPGTSACPNGKFYCRNAGHVPVIIFSSRVNDGICVTVDKFQGSGKIMRRILRKIASRQLDKLGDNSTLADPSVVNQLISLADT